Proteins encoded together in one Drosophila albomicans strain 15112-1751.03 chromosome 2R, ASM965048v2, whole genome shotgun sequence window:
- the LOC127566096 gene encoding vasotab-TY2-like: protein MKLCLAVISLLLCCSLIVAERECPLICPANYAPVCGEANVRGKKLRCEFPNSCAMDSSACRDNIDWRSSSCHNLSPQCSKLM, encoded by the exons ATGAAACTCTGCTTGGCTGTGATCagtttgctgctttgctgtaGCCTCATAGTGGCTGAACGGGAATGTCCTTTAATATGTCCTGCCAATTACGCTCCTGTGTGTGGCGAAGCCAACGTTCGAGGTAAAAAATTGCGCTGCGAATTTCCAAATTCTTGTGCCATGGATAGCAGTGCTTGTCGCGACAACATCG ATTGGCGTTCTTCAAGCTGTCACAATCTTTCACCGCAATGTTCGAAGCTCATGTGA
- the LOC117575210 gene encoding vasotab-TY2-like isoform X2, whose translation MKIYFALIGLLLCCTLTLAQRRNCPSVCTLEYNPVCGEANVRGQQVRCQFSNPCVMTSSGCRNGINWRSTSCGITSLQCSSLV comes from the exons ATGAAAATCTACTTTGCGTTGATCGgtctgctgctttgctgcacTTTGACACTCGCTCAAAGGAGGAATTGTCCTTCCGTCTGCACTTTGGAATATAATCCTGTCTGCGGAGAGGCCAATGTTCGAGGACAACAAGTTCGCTGCCAGTTCTCCAATCCATGTGTTATGACTAGCAGTGGTTGTCGCAACGGCATCA ACTGGCGATCAACTAGCTGTGGAATTACTTCACTCCAATGCTCGAGCCTTGTTTAA
- the LOC117575210 gene encoding vasotab-TY2-like isoform X1, with translation MKIYFALIGLLLCCTLTLAQRRNCPSVCTLEYNPVCGEANVRGQQVRCQFSNPCVMTSSGCRNGINWRSTSCGITSPQCSSLV, from the exons ATGAAAATCTACTTTGCGTTGATCGgtctgctgctttgctgcacTTTGACACTCGCTCAAAGGAGGAATTGTCCTTCCGTCTGCACTTTGGAATATAATCCTGTCTGCGGAGAGGCCAATGTTCGAGGACAACAAGTTCGCTGCCAGTTCTCCAATCCATGTGTTATGACTAGCAGTGGTTGTCGCAACGGCATCA ACTGGCGATCAACTAGCTGTGGAATTACTTCACCCCAATGCTCGAGCCTTGTTTAA
- the LOC127565942 gene encoding uncharacterized protein LOC127565942 produces the protein MENSMNEQATTVENRARFFKRKVLSLYDSLVRLDASLSEVKLATFNSSELAVRLELLERAQASFDLAQNALEEIDYNEIGSETRDNFDERFLEVKSRVRAHFDSRERQLIRSSTLRRDETIDPSANGLGARSNRRRLPELKLPTFGGGYTEYASFWSMFESVIDKDNDLDDVEKFQHLLSCLTGPALDAVRSLEISRPNYRVALEILDNRFNNNRLVFQSHIKDLLGTKKVEAGASVATKLREFSDKVNVHMGALKTLGRPEEIANSILIYVLLQKLDVETQAAWEDSRALDNPAADKVPTANEFFTFLDERCRKLETLQYAMGSHTAGSQVGRSFSHNGSRKAKDTKLDPAHLALAVTVVGGIILCYILRHRNEPRQLMRLPLYSLKRPPLLLVNVFVLMLHSWVLLVFCLRVVLGRSFIVVLCWILVRKST, from the exons ATGGAAAACTCGATGAACGAGCAAGCGACTACTGTCGAAAATCGCGCGCGGTTTTTCAAGCGGAAGGTTTTATCGCTTTATGATAGCCTTGTGAGACTCGATGCGTCACTTTCTGAAGTTAAGCTAGCTACATTTAATTCATCGGAATTAGCAGTACGGTTGGAGCTATTAGAACGTGCTCAAGCTTCGTTTGACTTAGCTCAGAATGCGCTGGAGGAGATTGACTATAATGAGATCGGTAGTGAAACGCGAGACAATTTCGATGAACGGTTTCTTGAAGTGAAATCGCGTGTTCGGGCGCATTTTGACAGTCGTGAGCGCCAGTTGATTCGGTCTTCCACATTGCGGCGTGATGAGACCATCGATCCTTCGGCTAATGGCCTCGGTGCTCGCTCTAATAGACGTCGTCTACCCGAGCTCAAACTTCCCACGTTCGGTGGAGGTTATACGGAGTACGCGAGTTTTTGGTCAATGTTCGAGTCTGTCATTGACAAGGACAACGACTTAGATGATGTTGAAAAGTTTCAGCATCTGCTATCGTGTTTAACTGGTCCAGCGCTGGATGCAGTTCGGTCGTTGGAGATATCGCGGCCCAATTATCGTGTGGCTCTGGAGATATTGGATAATCGGTTCAACAACAACCGGCTTGTGTTCCAGTCGCACATCAAGGATCTGTTGGGTACCAAGAAGGTGGAGGCAGGAGCATCCGTGGCCACTAAACTTCGTGAGTTTAGCGATAAGGTAAATGTTCACATGGGGGCATTAAAGACTCTGGGCCGTCCAGAGGAAATCGCGAACAGCATTCTTATTTACGTGCTGCTGCAAAAGCTGGATGTGGAAACCCAGGCTGCGTGGGAGGATAGCAGGGCATTGGACAACCCTGCCGCCGATAAAGTGCCGACAGCCAATGAGTTCTTCACGTTTCTGGATGAAAGATGTCGGAAGCTCGAGACTCTGCAATACGCTATGGGTAGTCACACAGCAGGCTCACAGGTGGGAAGGAGCTTTAGCCATAACGGCAGCAGGAAGGC AAAGGACACCAAACTCGATCCTGCACATCTGGCGCTTGCCGTAACTGTGGTGGGCGGCATCATTCTTTGCTACATTTTGAGACATCGCAACGAGCCTCGTCAGCTGATGCGTCTGCCGCTTTACAGCCTCAAGCGTCCACCTCTCTTGCTGGTCAATGTCTTCGTTCTGATGCTGCACTCTTGGGTACTGTTGGTGTTTTGCTTAAGAGTCGTGCTGGGTCGTTCATTCATTGTCGTGCTCTGTTGGATTCTGGTTCGCAAATCCACATGA